Proteins encoded in a region of the Dreissena polymorpha isolate Duluth1 chromosome 6, UMN_Dpol_1.0, whole genome shotgun sequence genome:
- the LOC127835933 gene encoding uncharacterized protein LOC127835933: MSRLGNPREETGDLKISRLGNPLEEKGDMTSANSSLQTSAMMLRFSGKPLGKIGEPSKVASNTTEQTEKKNASSKSKDMKIKDRKSKEQKSKSDARGGSAKSISKANGVDLKEDERNPIVDDLDMEMDEHAIATFRDLFNTLDQSNTGIITADNLYEELRRVDSEITFNEVSEILRKADKNKDGNIDFDEFLFHMTHMEGDHLGPEHADEETKQKYKRRKRLFYSAITKFSIRQTLADIEKTFRKQAPHLISHYTAGARLIGLTTRQLERQMKKMQKSCGKNDSPYAKPLQFVHMGAKKIVHRKKILKDKSSTREQSKTIVSNSGEEETDTTVANLSKEINDTMRLFAEQKDNGFPKLHNANLIMELRQKIGTVKLKMQSKKNKAQPQAQTQPVSTEATTPIQNTCATRVKPTTMERRRIKIVDEKKSEEVMSNRKMLSMSAPNGRKYNNKHSLAMGLGWTTPRIQYIDVDLPSLKMSQTSEKPTFNDLHTIRAKAKEAIDAYYHNLRQTEIRNAWDHWDRLYADVVLPKKLLRNFREVYSAYSPHREEEAFVVCPWKPGPFRYIRHMTIPPTSQDVGKGVANAMKVPPRMKNRGRLVIRPLKSMSVTKPFGRSSSALIRNTPSPVNRPASMMSNYA, encoded by the exons atgtctCGTTTAGGCAACCCACGCGAAGAAACTGGGGACTTGAAAATTTCTCGTTTGGGCAATCCACTCGAAGAAAAAGGAGACATGACAAGCGCCAATTCAAGTTTGCAAACCAGTGCTATGATGTTGAGATTTTCAGGGAAACCTTTGGGAAAGATAGGGGAACCATCAAAGGTGGCCAGTAACACG ACTGAACAGACTGAAAAGAAAAATGCATCCTCCAAATCCAAGGACATGAAAATAAAAGATAGGAAGTCGAAAGAGCAGAAAAGTAAAAGTGATGCTCGTGGTGGATCAGCAAAAAGCATTTCAAAGGCGAATGGTGTTGATCTAAAGGAAGATG AGCGCAATCCAATCGTGGATGACTTGGACATGGAAATGGATGAGCACGCTATTGCCACTTTTCGTGAT CTCTTTAACACCCTGGACCAGTCGAACACTGGCATCATCACAGCTGACAATCTTTATGAGGAGTTGCGTCGTGTTGACAGCGAGATCACATTCAATGAGGTGTCTGAGATACTCAGGAAGGCTGACAAGAATAAAGATGGAAACATCGACTTTGATGAGTTcctctttcacatgacacacatggaAGGGGATCATCTGGGACCAGAGCATG CTGACGAAGAAACAAAGCAGAAGTACAAGAGGAGAAAGCGACTTTTCTATTCCGCTATCACAAAATTCTCCATCCGCCAGACGCTTGCAGATATCGAGAAGACGTTCCGCAAACAGGCGCCACACCTGATCAGCCACTACACAGCTGGTGCACGCCTCATTGGTCTCACCACACGCCAGCTCGAACGGCAGATGAAAAAGATGCAGAAATCATGTGGGAAAAATGACTCCCCATACGCCAAGCCCTTGCAGTTTGTCCACATGGGGGCGAAAAAGATAGTACATAGAAAGAAGATTTTAaag GATAAGTCTTCTACGCGCGAGCAAAGCAAGACGATCGTGAGCAACAGTGGTGAAGAGGAGACAGACACTACTGTGGCAAACCTAAGCAAGGAAATCAATGACACAATGCGCCTATTTGCAGAGCAAAAGGACAATGGCTTCCCAAAACTGCACAATGCCAACCTTATCATGGAACTGAGGCAGAAAATCGGCACTG TGAAACTGAAGATGCAGTCAAAGAAGAACAAAGCCCAACCCCAGGCCCAGACCCAGCCTGTTTCGACAGAAGCAACAACGCCAATTCAGAACACGTGTGCCACCAGAGTGAAGCCAACAACGATGGAGCGCCGGAGAATAAAAATTGTGGATGAAAAAAAAAGCGAAGAGGTCATGAGCAACCGAAAGATGCTGTCCATGAGTGCGCCCAACGGCAGAAAGT ACAACAACAAGCACTCACTGGCTATGGGACTTGGCTGGACCACCCCCCGTATCCAGTACATTGACGTGGACCTACCCAGCCTGAAAATGTCGCAAACTTCAGAGAAACCAACATTTAATGATCTTCACACAATCAGGGCAAAG GCCAAAGAAGCCATTGATGCGTACTACCACAACCTGCGGCAGACAGAGATCAGAAACGCCTGGGACCACTGGGACCGACTCTATGCCGATGTTGTCCTGCCAAAAAAGCTGCTTCGAAACTTCCGAGAAGTCTACAGTGCCTACTCGCCTCATAGAGAGGAAGAAGCCTTTGTGGTCTGCCCCTGGAAACCCGGACCTTTCCGATACATCCGTCACATGACCATCCCCCCGACATCACAGGACGTGGGCAAAGGCGTGGCCAACGCCATGAAAGTACCGCCTAGGATGAAGAATCGAGGAAGATTGGTTATCAGGCCCTTAAAGAGCATGTCGGTCACCAAACCATTTGGGCGGAGCAGCTCTGCCCTCATCAGAAACACGCCCAGTCCTGTTAACAGACCAGCATCTATGATGTCTAACTATGCTTAA
- the LOC127835934 gene encoding 1-acyl-sn-glycerol-3-phosphate acyltransferase epsilon-like has protein sequence MILSVLVHTHNLRWTLPLALSLGSSPIYISVWAAARIVTFCLPRSVYTYTDDRLYALYQRLVLFIFNTYSTSKVKVYGNISALRGKKENVIFICNHQCTVDWAVANMIALPQGSIGRIRYILKDGLKYFPLYGFYFSQHSCIFVKTKDGKFNEMKARTDVAKLKKNNIPVWMVLFPEGTRMSPARNDVLEKRRSYTAMQGLEPLSHVLMPKVRGLQLTLDELRGHVSAVYDLTIAYSNTVDPQTGSRLPAPDITEFVSKSSPEIHLQFERIPIKEVPSDENGLKMWLYSRFQEKERLLAHFYSSNASMGGRFPGESQDLNIPASSTLPSFLFFTSCLAVLLSNKTGRDLYWKTWLFGSIAGCLWMAVRH, from the exons ATGATTTTATCTGTACTTGTGCACACGCATAATTTAAGATGGACTCTGCCTCTTGCACTTTCGCTAGGATCCTCTCCTATTTACATAAGTGTGTGGGCAGCAGCCAGGATTGTGACTTTTTGTCTGCCTCGATCTGTTTACACATATACAGATGACCGATTGTATGCACTGTATCAGCGAttggttttattcatatttaatacTTATTCGACATCAAAG GTAAAAGTATATGGCAATATATCTGCTCTTAGAGGCAAGaaagaaaatgtcatatttatatGTAACCATCAATGTACAG TGGACTGGGCTGTGGCCAACATGATTGCCCTGCCACAGGGGTCCATAGGCAGGATTCGCTACATACTAAAGGATGGCCTCAAGTACTTTCCACTTTATGGATTCTATTTTAGCCAG cATTCCTGCATATTTGTGAAGACGAAAGATGGcaaatttaatgaaatgaaaGCTCGCACTGATGTTGCTAAACTGAAAAAGAACAATATTCCT GTATGGATGGTGCTGTTTCCAGAAGGAACTCGGATGAGTCCCGCTCGTAATGATGTGCTAGAGAAACGAAGGTCCTATACCGCTATGCAAG GTTTGGAGCCGCTGTCTCACGTTTTGATGCCAAAGGTTCGAGGATTACAGCTGACCCTTGATGAACTCCGGGGTCATGTCAGTGCAGTGTATGACCTAACCATCGCCTACAGCAACACTGTTGACCCCCAGACTGGGTCAAGGCTCCCTGCACCAGATATAACTG aaTTTGTTTCGAAAAGTTCCCCAGAAATCCATTTACAATTTGAGAGAATTCCTATTAAAGAAGTCCCCAGTGATGAAAATGGACTGAAAATGTGGCTTTACAGCAGATTTCAGGAGAAAGAGAG ACTGCTTGCTCACTTTTATTCAAGTAACGCTTCTATGGGGGGTCGTTTTCCTGGCGAATCTCAAGATCTGAATATCCCAGCATCCTCCACTCTTCCTTCCTTCCTGTTCTTCACTTCCTGTCTAGCTGTATTGCTAAGCAACAAGACAGGTCGCGACCTCtattggaaaacatggctgttTGGTTCAATTGCTGGTTGCCTGTGGATGGCAGTTAGACACTAG